cctatatacattttacagaccctgtatgttttacattggttatcttgttattagtcccacccttcagctccattcaacccctaccatctttaacctggtcagtctatgtcatggaaagagcaggtgtccttagtgttttgtacacagtgcaTTATATTCTTATATTACTAGTCTACGGCCATGTATGTTCTACTCAGTTCTCCAGGTTGTATGTCTGTGCTGTAGTGAGAGTTGTAATAAGTATTTCTACCACAATGTAGTGCCTGTGAGGCAGCCCAGGACTGGTATTGAGGAGAGTAGGAGATTGTCCTGGCTTCTGTGTGCTGTAGCGTGCGTTTCTACCAAATAGTGTTGGAGCTGATGTTGGAGAGTAGGAGATAGATGGTAGCGAGCTATGGGTtggatggtagagagaggggctgtGGATTGGTTAGTTGTGTTGGTGTCAGCAGTCTGAAGCAGAGAGGTGATAGAAGATAAATTCCCCACTCTTGCAGGTTTTAACCCCGTCCTCTGTAAAACAGGCTTACACCCACAATAGAATGCTTACCAATGCAGAACTGGCCGGGAGGGAGGCAGAATACATAGACCACAAAAGAGATACAGCAACCCACCACCCAACAAGTTCATTCTGAGCCTGGTTTGTCTTTGCCTTACCAATATCTACAGGCCAGGCAGAAAACAGCTTTTAATATTGaggatagattgtagcttccatcaatgtaattttgtgcatcatttccaatctccCATATATTTTtggctaaatatatatattagatttttttttaaataatttttcttttcatttcccctaaccctaccacccctcccctaattggagtaaacgaatggacaacaacacttactGTAGGCTTCTACTTACAGCTTATACACATTATACGGGCACaatgtattttacaatagttaacttttgtttgttttcaatcccatccttcagctcccctcaacccctcccatctatcttctatttgacatatatttttaactgtgctgtttcaaTAAAGTTCTGAATCTATATACATTTtccggacacagtatattttacattagttatcttgttgtttttagccccacccttcagctccattcaactcctcccatctatctctgttttgatttctatttgccatatatttttcacctGTGCTGTGAAGTTTCACAAAGGTTTTGAACCTTTCTGTTCTcattgtttctacagattgtaaactAAAGATGAACATTTTAGCTAAACGTGTTactatattattgattgatttgactatgacttttcaaaccacccagcagtgctatctgcagagttatctccaggtaaatgttgcaattcttcagccattcctgccaccaaaaacaagctacatatggacagtaccaaaacaaatgatctaatgactctctCTGCTTGGTTTGAACAAATGTGATCGTCTCAGACTTGGAGATAATACAGAATTGAGTGTTCTTCGTTTACTTCAGTTGTTTGCCAACTCACAAAAATATTGTGATTAGCATCCAACGTGCTCAACTGAATTTCCTCAATTTCTCCAGAGGTGACTTGGAAATGATATTTAAGTGTGCAGCTGACTGGCATGAGAGAATAGTTTAGAGTTACACTGATCTTACCATACAAATAAAACATCCCTTTCCCTTTGAATACACATGGTCATTTATATCATACATGGCTCACCCAAAATCAATGTATTCTTAGTTCCATGGGGCTGTATTATAAGCACTCCTGTAAGGGGTAGGCTACATAGTGCATATAGGGATGGGATGGAAAGAGTAGGCTAAATGACCAGCTATTGCTCCACCATGGATAAGGGAAGCTCTTATACATTCGACAGCAGGCGCAGCAAGACAAAAACAGAACGTGGAAAGCGACAGAATCTGTTACTGCCAGCGTTTTGTTTCTCCAGCTTATGAAAGGACGGGAGGGGAAAAGCCCCTGACCACAGCACTATGCTTTCACGGCTCAGTTCCATCCGCCCTCTCTGGCGGGCTAGCCTGGTCAGCGTGATGCTGGATGCTCAATGCCAAACCTTCTGCAGCTTTATCTGTCCTGAGCCcgagcctctcctctcagtcacCATATACAATGTAAAAGTCTGCCTAATCAATTCTGGGGCTGCGTAGAACCAACTTGCATTGCACTGCACACATCCTGAATACTATGGAGAGCACTACATACGGAGAATAAAGTAATGCATGTATTGCAATGAATGTAATGATCATTCACTTGGAGTTTTAATTGAAGTGTTTAAAAGAGTGGATGTGTGAGAATGAGAATAGTTGAGTATGTGGGACAAATGGACACAATCAAAAGAGTATTGAGAAAGGCCGATTGATAGTGAGGGATTCCTCTGGGTGCAGTGTGCTACTCGGCATGCTGCCAATTGAGGGGGTTAAACAGAACATGACACATGATTACAGGTTGAAGTCCTGTCACTAGTTCAAGCCAGTGTTAGAGATCTACTTTGGAAAAGGCTGACAGTTGAGAACAACATTGTAGAGGCAAATCTGTTTTTTTAATATGAGTATAGTTTATATCACTGATTTGCATTGACGTAAAGCAACACATTATAAATCCTCAGTAATCAAAGAATATTGTCAGAGTTACATTGATATTGTCATAACAGACAGTAACTCGGCCCATCTTTCACATCATAATGAGATAAGAGTACTGCTCCTCTCTGTGTCCATAGGGGTTGCATGCATAACAACACATATGATTTCAGTCTTTCTATTGGCAGCAGTAGTGAGTTCAGGCTGGTTTCCGTTATGGGGCCTCACTTGCTCTATGGTGTTATGAATACTGGGATTGTTCTCTGGCGTCTGTCAGCACTTGAAGAATGTTGAGAAAGGAAGACCagaccttttttttttaccccactgGAGAGATGAGATGGGCCAAATGGGACTCTGGAAAGGCTAACCAGGCACCGCCAGACCCATATGTTTAGCCCAGGTCTTATATTTGTCTGAAGCAATCCACTACTGGTTGTAGCAGAAGGTCAATAAACAATTTATCTGGCCTTCCTGTCCTCAACCAACATCTAACATTAACAACATCATCAGTTATGAATCCCACTGAAAATAATGATTCCTGTTCAATATGAATTTCCTGAGTTGACACATGATCAAAAGTAATATGTCTATAATAACCTAATGTACTTGAATGTATCTTTTCTAAAAATATCCCCCTTAAACCTTTCAGCTGTGTCCTTCTCTACATGGCCCCTGGGCAATATGAAGCTCatagttagggttaagggttaggatgAGGAACCCTGGCATGGGCACTGGgcagagagaggtcagggtgttAGAAGGGTTAAGGGTTTTGATTTGTTGTATTGTGTGGTGGCCCCTCCCAGCCCCCTCCCCTGGGGTCCGTGGCCTTGGGGCCGTTATAAATAGTCCCGTGGGCTCCCCCTGCTCTGACAGTGAGGCTAAATGTCTGCAGGACATGCTCAACCTTTGTCTATCAATGTTCCTCTACTAACCACCAGCAGGGTTGGCATATAGAGACCAACGCTCCGCtccacacagacaggacacaggtCTCTATGACTAGACTAGACAGAAAGCGACGTTGTAGGTCATTGGAAGTCAGTAAAGTTAGTGACTCCTAGAGAGTTGCATGTGGAACTGTTGTTTAAGTGCGGAAGCATCTTTAGGTTTAGAGAGGCACTTTATGCTTTTAAGTTTGCTGTCTTGTTTTTTGTTTATACTACCTTGAAGGCATCACTGAGATAGTCATTATTGATACGGTAAACAGAGCTTGGTGACTCAAAAGGAGAATACACATTTTCTCCTGTTTTCGCTCCTCTTTTCATCCCTCCATTGCTTTGGGGTAGCCTCTTGACTTTTTGGCCACAATGTGGGAGTTCCGGTCCATGTCGTTCTGGCGGGCAGTGTTTGCCGAGTTCTATGGCACCATGTTCTTTGTGTTCTTTGGTCTGGGGGCGGCTTTGCGCTGGACCACCGGGCCCCACAACGTTCTCCATGTGGCCTTTTGCTTCGGCCTGGCCGCTGCCACCCTCATCCAGTCCATCGGTCACATCAGCGGGGGACACATCAACCCGGCCGTCACCTTCGCCTACCTGATTGGCTCCCAGATGTCCCTATTCCGCGCCTTTTTCTACATTGTGGCCCAGTGTCTGGGGGCGCTGGCCGGGGCCGCCGTGCTCTATGGGGTCACCCCCAACAACATGAGGGGAAATCTGGCACTCAACACGGTAAGACTACCTGACCAATGACAGGTGATGCAGGAAtgaaccagggttggggtcaattccatttcaattcagtcaattcagctgaatttaaatggaattgatcaCAACCCTGATAGGAACGTCTGTGGAGACAATCACACATTTCAGAGTTCCATTGTCATCTGCCATGAATAAATTAAATGAACTTGACAGGTGATAAAGAACATCTGTGTGTGTAACCACGACCTCTTTATTTTTGACtcttttctacattatagaataatagtgaagacatcaaaactatgaaataacagatatggaatcatgtagtaacccaaaaagtgttaaacgaatcaaaatatgttttatatttgtagccttgatgacagctttgcacactcttgacattctctcatggggaatgcttttccaacagtcttgaaggagttcccacatatgctgagcacttgtcatcaaggcaaaggatggttactacatgattccatatgtgttacttcatagttttgatgtcttcactattattctacaatgtagaaaatagtaaaaaataaagaaaaaccctggaaagagtaggtgagtccaaacttttgactggtaccgtaaatatatatatttgaacaaCGTTAGATGTTATGAATAGTTAATAGTCATAAAATATCTGTAATTAAATGTGTACAAAAACACCACTCCACTTTAGAATGCATGCGCAATGTAAGATTTGCCAATTATACTTTTTTAGTGAGCTATTTTTATGCCTTCAAGGTTTAacctattgattgattgactgactgttaaGAGTTTTTCATACCGGCCATTGGAGTAGAAATAACTTCAAAAAGTGAACAGTAATCATTCATTCAACTGTCTGTTCTATCTCGCCCCCCTTCTCCAGCTGCAGCCAGGTATCAGCCTGGGCATGGCCACCACCATGGAGGTGTTCCTCACTCTGCAGCTGGTTGTCTGCATCTTCGCTGTGACAGATGAGAGGCGTAATGGACGCCTGGGCTCTGCCGCCCTAGCCATCGGCTTCTCTGTCCTCATAGGACACCTGCTGGGGGTAAGACATGTATtccaaatatataaaatatatgtttataGACCATAGAATACAGGGAATTGTATTGGGTTGGGTTAGACACAGGGTTGGGTTGGTTGAAGCTTTGAGATTTTTAGCACTTTAAAAATGTTGTATTTACTCAACTTTTTTGACAACTGTTTTTAATAACTTGTAATAATGCTGAAAGAGCAATAAACTAAACTAAGAGACATAGGCTTGGAGTGGGGTGGTAAGAGACCATTATGACTCATTATGATATGATCGGGGCTAGGTTTCCCAAATGCGGTGTAGCACTAAGATCATCTTAATTCCATTGAAATTGAGTGGACGAAACATGATTTTAGTGCTACAAtatgatgcttttgggaaacctgGCCCTGAACAATATAGAACATCAGTCAAAGTGGGATATTTAGGGATAGGTCAATTCCAATAATGTATATGAGTAGATGATGTCAGAAGCAGGAATGCCTGATTAAACATGGGAATCCCCATCTCTGTGACTACAAAAGAGAAGGGGTGTGTAATCCATTGTTTTGATGGGGTTGGTCAGGACTCTAGATAGACCAATATGAGGGCATTAAAAAGTACTATTGTATGATGTAGGTAGGTTTTTCACCACTGCACTCTACATACTGTTACCAAAATATAACCCCGGTCTATTCTCTTTGACATAGATGTACTACACTGGTACTGGAATGAACCCTGCCAGGTCCTTCGCCCCCGCTGTCCTGGTCAGAAACTTTGTCAACCACTGGGTAAGACACTTTGTTCACACCTTACAAAGCCACAACGTACAGCAATTTAGAGATTTTACAACAATTTATAGCAATTTACAACAACTTACAATATGTTGTTTGGAGTTTAGAACTGTGAAATAGCTAGATGAACTCACCAACACATtcccctttctatctctctctttgtgtctctgtctccctctccggtctggtctggtcctgtGCCAGGTGTACTGGGTGGGTCCGATGATTGGTGGTGCTATGGGAGCTATTATCTATGATTTCATGCTGTTTCCCCCGCATGCGCGGTCTCTCTGAGAGGATGGCCATACTGAAGGGCACCAGGCCCCCAGAGGCTGAGAGCCAGCAGGACACCCGAGGAGAGGCCATCGAGCTCAAGACTCAGGCCCTATAAGCCTGGTGGAAGAAGGTTGGCTTTTTGAACCCCCTATCCCCCTAttctgtacccaaaccccctccGAACCCTCAACcacacccacccaacacacacacatacctcttccctcccttcccatttaacccacccacacacatagtACATATGGACCATAGACACAAACCCTCCTCACCCTCACAACAATTCCACCTTCCTCACCATCCTCATTCTCACTCTGCTGATCCAGAAACAGCCCTAACCaccctccaacactccaccactgaCCCTCACCCATACCTCCCCCCTTGGACTGCAGGATAAAGACGTAGGGTAAGAAGAGGACTTAGTTGCCACTGAAGAAAGCACCCTGCTGTGGCCTGTGGTGTAGGGAATGGGTCACTCCTGGCTGACCAGGTGGCTATAACTGCTCAGGACaggggcatctctctctctctctctctctcgctcgtttGTAGTCTGCTAGGAGTGAAGCTACAGTAGAGCAGTGGACTTCTGCATGCTTTTTAAATTTTTTCATCCAGTTTGAATCTCTcccttgtgttttttttgtttttgtttcatgaAACTTCGGGAACCTGACATGTATGTTATATTATACCTTTAAAGAATTTATGAGGATTTTATTCGACTCAAAttccattttcaagtcttgcgtgtgttgtgtgtgcgtgttgtgtgcCTGTTTTAGCAAACCATTTTTATTCTGGCCTTTTTTCATTACCACAATTCCTTTGTTCGTTATCATGCTTTGTTGTCTTTATTCATCACACTGTAGCCTATTCTAAGGGAAAGAAGCATCCTTTGCCCCCCTCCTCCTTCATTGATTTTGCTACAGTAAAGTTCTGATTCACTACTAGTTTTACAGACATGTTTAGAGTGCTCCCCTTTTATCGCAAAGCCCTTCAATTTTTGCATTGAAGTTAAATTGTTCTGAGTCTGTGTCTCTTCAAGGGGAGCACAAACACAGTCAGATTTATATCAgaataaacacacaacacacaaaattTAACAGGTCTTTTGTTAACTCAATCTCCATCTCTATTTAAACACAtcttgaaagggaaagggggatacctagtcagttgtacaactgaatgcattcaactgaaatgtgtcttccgcatttaacccaaccccttcgagtcagagaggtgcggggggttGCCTTAATtgtcatcggcgcccggggaacagtgggttaactgccctgctcaaggacagaacgacagatttttaccttgtcagctcgaggattcgatccacaaaccttttggttactggcgcAAGTCTCCTACTGCAAAGCTACCAAATTGtacattattatacattttttactACAAAATTCCACTTCTTTGACCTGTTGGCTCTCCTTGACTTCGATACAGCCATGTTAAGTGCCTAAGAAGATAAAAGGGTTTTTACTGTATGCAGTTCAGTACCAGTATTGTCTGTACCAGACTGTTACGTTTTACTCCGTTTCTGGAATGCCTTTTTTTTTCATTAAAGCTTGTGCCCTTAAGAGCGGATTTATGTACAGACGTGTGACAGCTGGATTGGCTTTCATTTCGTGTCATTTTATGTAATAACAACAACCAAAAACCTGACTGGCTTTGTTATGTGGATCAAGCTCGTTTTCTTAGTTGATTGTAGTTCTTTCTTATACATAAccttttaaagaaaaaaaattgcCCAAATGTGGCTGAAAACCAAAATGAGTGCATGATGATGCAGTGGCTTCTTGCTGGTGTTAGCAGACACCTGGTGCGTTTTCTCTTCTCTCTAAGGGGAGAGGTTCTCTTTTCTCTCTAGGGGAAGCGGGATCGATTTAAGATCAGGGAGTTATTTTCAGTGTACCGGTAAGTCCATCCACCTCTGATATCTAGTCTGTTTTGCCCTCCAAACTCAGGTTCTTATAACCTGGTCCTAGTTCTGTTTGTGCTATGTTGCCACCAAGttagcaagacagcacaaacagatctgaaaCCAGGCTATGGTTCTTAAACCTGGGGGGTAAAAACAGAGAAGAATCGAGAAGATAATCACCTAAACTGAGGCGATTTAATTCTTTAGCTTTGTGTTACTAGGTGTGGACGTGAGGTAAACTAAATGTGCACCGGTATGATCTCTTCATAACATCTGCATCAGAGGGACATTAAACTTGGAGGTCAAACCCCCCTTTTTTGACTCCTAAGTCCTactcttccctccattcctccttcctGCTTTCAcaccctacctcctcccgctgttTACAAGGCGGCCATTTTGTGTTCCGATCTAAAGGTGACAGGAGAGTTGATGCTGCAGGGACTCTTGTGATGCGATGGAGGGGTACTGCAGTGTTGAACCAGCTCATAGTGTTATTACAAACCACTTCCATTTTCACTACTTGATAGAGCAGTAAACTGAACAAGACATGAAGCCGATTCTCCTTTTACATTCACTTTCATTTCGCTTGATTCCTCCAGCGGTAGATAGAATAGATTTCCTTCCTTATTTTAGTTTATGACTTATGTTGAACATTTTGAAATTAAAATAATTATGTTTGTATTCCATTGAAAAGCTTTGTGATGTACAgtgtaaaatgttattttttaattGACCATGATTGTTGAAACTGGATGGATAGACAATATAATTTCAAATCTATACAATGTCTCCTCTTTGGCCATTTGGTTATGAAAGGTATGGGAAAAGATGTGATACAGTATAACAATATGCTTGGATCCTATCAAGAACATATAAACATACTTTCATAATCAGAGAACCCTGGATTTATTATTTTATATGTTAAAAAAAACTTCAGATTCTTCTGTCGGTCTGTTTTTTTCTAGATTGAACTGTAGGAAAAAACAGTTTTGATGTTCATTATTACCAGGGAGATAGATGACAGGTGTGTTATATCTTTATTTTCACAAAACTCTCAATTTTACACAAATATCTTTTGGTAAATGATGGGCACTGTCTCTACTGGTCTCAATGACATACAATATTACAAAGCGTTCATTTAGGGTACTAAATTCAATAATATAAACTCAATTGGCTCCAATCCCCTTGAACCGAATATACATTATTTCTAACCAAATTGTAAAATCTAACCGCAATATAAATTTGATATTTATTAACTCCAACAGGGATTGAATTTATGTAAGTAAAAATGGACCTGGAATTAATGGTTTGTGCATACATCTTCGATAAGGAGAATATTACCAACATTAAGACCTCaattagtgtgtgttagtgtttactAAAGTCTCATGTTAttctctctgaatggcacagttGTGACATTTAGCATGCTCCTATACTGACCCAACAGCAAATCATTTTATTGAGGAAAATGAAAACTTCAAGTGGGACTGTCCAAAAGGTAAGGTATCCTAGACTGGCAGCACATAATATTGATATGATGGTTCCTAATCTGAATAGATTCTCTCAATAGCCTATATCTGAGTTTGTAGCCATGGTAGACCATCAGCACTACCTGGTGGCCAGAGGATGTATAAGCATGTGAGACAATGCTGAAATAACAAATTATCTTTGTTCATACCCTCTATTGGAGACATGTTATTCTCACTTTAAGTAGCAAGAGACACTGTATTAAACCGGACAACCTCCAAACATCAACTTAGTCTCAGACAGTTTATTAGAAATACGTAAACAAAAATTCCCACTGCATTTAACAAACTGAAATTTATTTAACCTGATCTGCAAAAAAAAAAGTTGCCGAAACATAGTAGTGCATTTGCTTTAACACTTGCTAATTAAATTAGGTAATTTATTGACAAgttatgtttttgttatgtttctgcACCCTTTTGAAAACAGAATAAATAATATTTTTGACATCTGCTCCAACACTTTTGTTTGAtacaaaatgtccaaaatgttgaAATAAACTACCGGTATATCCTTTGAAAATGTTCGGTATTTACATTGATATATACTAAAGAAAAAACATCCTCGCAAAATGCAATTGCACGGAAAGGTTGTATCATTATAACGTACAACTTAAGATATACTGTAAAATAAGGTTAACATGCATATTCATTTAAATACCTCAATATTTAAAATCAATGAATGAACTATTACCTGTAATATTTGCATGTTAATGTACACTGGGAAAATATTTGCTTGGAGTTAAAACTATAGATACATAACACAAATCTAACtgaaacaaaaatgaacagtatgAACAATAAAAtgggacattttttatttaaaaaagaaacTACTTTATTGAAAATAGGCGGTTATTTTGAAACCTGTTTTTTCCCCCTAATTCACAAATATGTCTAAATTTAATACGTAACCTCAGACATTAAATAAAAAAAGGGAGAGGTGGGGTGTAACTAAGATATTATCCCATCAGAGCAGGGCCACATTCAGCAGGCAAACATTGTcaaacgttgcagatagaaatagcATGAATAGAACCGACATGATTCCTTAACTCTACATGTCAGAGGCGTGTGTGATCTACATTACGTATTTCAATCTGAATGTTCCACAACGTGGCCCCTGGTTAAGTTAAAGGATGATAGAACTAAACCCCACAACAACACATCATGGAAACAACTGAATTTTCCATGCAGAATTAGAACAGCACCACACTAGGACAGTGGCTAAAGAATGCTCTGGTGTCATGTTACGACAGACAGTCTTTCGTCAGCGAGTTTCCTGTGATGTGTTTGGAAAACTGGTGACGTTTCCTCCTTTCAAATACGGCTACCAATAACTCATCTCTAATTTTTCCTCTTCTACCGACCTTTGGAGGCTTTACTTCCTTGTTGTCATCGGTTACAAAACGTCCTTTAATGCTCCCATTACTCCAAGTCTGGCATCTCTGAAAAGTTAGAAGACTTAAGGTAAAAAGTCAATCTACCAATTCCACAACATCACTCATGTGTGGATGGTATGAGGATTTTCAAGAAACTTAAAATTAAATGTACTGTGAAAATGCTCAAGAATTTCTGCTTGCTACATTCTTTGGTCGTGTG
This genomic stretch from Oncorhynchus kisutch isolate 150728-3 linkage group LG24, Okis_V2, whole genome shotgun sequence harbors:
- the LOC109869357 gene encoding LOW QUALITY PROTEIN: lens fiber major intrinsic protein-like (The sequence of the model RefSeq protein was modified relative to this genomic sequence to represent the inferred CDS: deleted 1 base in 1 codon) gives rise to the protein MWEFRSMSFWRAVFAEFYGTMFFVFFGLGAALRWTTGPHNVLHVAFCFGLAAATLIQSIGHISGGHINPAVTFAYLIGSQMSLFRAFFYIVAQCLGALAGAAVLYGVTPNNMRGNLALNTLQPGISLGMATTMEVFLTLQLVVCIFAVTDERRNGRLGSAALAIGFSVLIGHLLGMYYTGTGMNPARSFAPAVLVRNFVNHWVYWVGPMIGGAMGAIIYDFMLFPRMRGLSERMAILKGTRPPEAESQQDTRGEAIELKTQAL